A stretch of the Sphingosinithalassobacter tenebrarum genome encodes the following:
- a CDS encoding phage tail protein, with product MATLVLTAAGTMLGGPVGGAIGATLGGTIDREVLFKPGGREGPRLTELAVQTSSYGTQIPRLFGAMRVAGSVIWATDLIEHRSTSGGKGQPRTTSYGYTVSLAVALSGRPIRSVGRIWADGKLLRGAAGDFKVRTGYRLYHGREGQPVDPLIAAAEGADNAPAYRGVAYAVFEDLDLAEYGNRIPSMTFEIFADEGAVAAADIAAELSGGLVSGESGSVPLEGFSAQGASLRAVAETLAGAANGWFGFVDTGARMRHGAGDAIPLSDDGMRSARGGADPAGRSIASIDGVPRSLSLTHYDAARDYQAGLQRAVRPGAGIREARLELPAAISAGSARTIAQAALARLDRERERRTLTLGWEAIGLSPGTRVTVNGTPGLWRVDRWSLEAMVLRVELLRITAAPLPVSASGGRVLSPPDLRVGDTVLQAFELPLLDEAAVAVPRLGVAAAGTGSGWRSAGLLLSTDGGGRWGDIGATALPAVLGTVDVAPGSAPASLIDHINHIDVTLAQAGMTLADADDLALDGGANLALIGEELVQFGSATALGEGQWRLATLWRGRRGTEDASGDHQAGEPFVLIDGDTLRTIDLAASLIGGEVHVLAQGAGDSEGVSTVAPVTGRSVLPLSPVHPEALRHADGTTSLKWIRRSRSGWRWIDGVDAPLGEEAERYRLTITPTGGDARVVEVSEPGYLLSSEDRLSGCAIAIRQVGTFGTSSPLELQLSPAGESQ from the coding sequence ATGGCGACATTGGTGCTGACGGCCGCGGGCACGATGCTCGGCGGGCCGGTGGGCGGTGCGATCGGAGCGACGCTGGGCGGTACGATCGATCGCGAAGTGTTGTTCAAGCCGGGCGGGCGGGAAGGCCCGCGGCTGACCGAACTGGCGGTGCAGACATCCTCTTACGGCACGCAGATCCCGCGTTTGTTCGGGGCGATGCGCGTTGCCGGATCGGTGATCTGGGCGACCGACCTGATCGAACATCGCTCCACCAGCGGCGGCAAGGGGCAGCCGCGCACGACCAGTTACGGCTACACGGTATCGCTGGCGGTTGCGCTGTCGGGGCGACCAATCCGCTCGGTCGGGCGGATCTGGGCCGACGGCAAGTTGCTGCGCGGCGCGGCCGGCGACTTCAAGGTGCGGACCGGATACCGGCTGTACCACGGCCGCGAGGGTCAGCCGGTCGACCCGTTGATCGCGGCGGCCGAAGGCGCGGACAATGCGCCGGCCTATCGCGGCGTCGCCTATGCGGTGTTCGAGGATCTCGACCTTGCCGAATATGGCAATCGCATTCCTTCGATGACCTTCGAGATTTTCGCGGACGAGGGGGCAGTGGCGGCTGCCGATATCGCGGCGGAATTGTCGGGCGGTCTGGTTTCGGGCGAAAGCGGGAGCGTGCCGCTCGAAGGGTTCTCGGCGCAGGGAGCGAGCCTGCGCGCAGTGGCCGAAACCCTTGCGGGCGCCGCCAATGGCTGGTTCGGCTTTGTCGATACCGGCGCGCGCATGCGTCACGGCGCGGGCGACGCTATCCCGCTGTCCGATGACGGCATGCGCAGCGCGCGCGGCGGTGCCGATCCGGCCGGGCGCAGCATCGCGTCGATCGACGGCGTGCCGCGCAGTCTTTCGCTGACGCATTATGACGCGGCGCGTGACTATCAGGCAGGGCTGCAACGCGCGGTTCGTCCCGGCGCGGGTATCCGCGAGGCGCGGCTCGAGCTGCCGGCGGCGATTTCCGCCGGCTCCGCCCGAACGATCGCGCAGGCTGCGTTGGCGCGTCTCGACCGGGAACGCGAGCGTCGGACGCTGACGCTGGGCTGGGAGGCGATCGGCCTGTCACCCGGGACACGCGTGACGGTCAACGGAACGCCCGGCCTGTGGCGAGTCGATCGCTGGTCGCTCGAAGCGATGGTGCTTCGCGTCGAATTGCTGCGTATCACAGCTGCGCCGCTGCCGGTTTCCGCGAGCGGCGGGCGCGTTCTTTCCCCGCCCGACCTGCGTGTCGGCGACACGGTGTTGCAGGCGTTCGAGCTGCCGCTGCTCGACGAAGCGGCGGTGGCGGTGCCGCGTCTCGGCGTCGCGGCGGCGGGAACAGGCTCTGGCTGGCGCAGTGCCGGCCTGTTGCTCAGTACCGATGGCGGCGGACGCTGGGGCGACATCGGCGCGACCGCGCTGCCGGCGGTTCTGGGGACGGTGGATGTCGCGCCCGGTTCGGCTCCGGCGTCGTTAATCGATCATATCAACCATATCGACGTGACGCTTGCCCAAGCCGGAATGACGCTGGCTGATGCCGATGACCTGGCGCTCGACGGCGGTGCCAATCTTGCACTGATCGGCGAGGAGTTGGTTCAGTTTGGCTCCGCGACCGCGCTCGGGGAGGGACAATGGCGGCTCGCGACGCTGTGGCGCGGCCGGCGCGGTACCGAAGATGCGAGCGGTGACCATCAAGCCGGCGAGCCTTTCGTCCTGATCGACGGGGACACGCTGCGCACTATCGATCTCGCGGCGAGCCTCATCGGAGGGGAGGTCCATGTGCTTGCCCAGGGGGCGGGCGATTCGGAAGGTGTTTCCACCGTTGCGCCGGTTACGGGGCGTTCGGTTCTGCCGCTGTCGCCTGTCCACCCGGAGGCATTGCGCCACGCCGACGGTACGACATCGCTCAAATGGATTCGCCGCAGTCGTTCGGGCTGGCGGTGGATCGACGGCGTCGACGCCCCGCTTGGGGAGGAGGCCGAACGCTATCGTCTGACGATCACGCCGACCGGCGGCGACGCGCGCGTCGTGGAGGTGTCGGAGCCCGGATATCTGCTTTCTTCCGAAGATCGCCTTTCGGGCTGTGCGATCGCGATCCGCCAGGTCGGTACGTTCGGCACATCGTCGCCACTGGAACTGCAACTATCCCCTGCCGGAGAATCGCAATGA
- a CDS encoding peptidoglycan endopeptidase, translated as MRAEGHGGPVPSGYAMRSADAARVVALLDSSGLVRAADARRGDLLLCRMGPGQLHLAIQDADGVIHADAMLRRVVARPGPVPWPVIGAWRVRG; from the coding sequence ATGCGGGCGGAGGGGCATGGCGGCCCGGTGCCCAGCGGCTATGCGATGCGCAGCGCCGACGCAGCGCGCGTTGTCGCGCTGCTCGATTCCTCCGGGCTGGTCCGCGCCGCCGATGCGCGGCGGGGGGACCTGCTGCTGTGCCGTATGGGGCCGGGACAGCTGCACCTGGCGATACAGGATGCGGACGGCGTGATTCATGCCGATGCGATGCTGCGCCGCGTGGTGGCGCGTCCGGGGCCGGTTCCCTGGCCGGTGATCGGCGCTTGGCGCGTGCGCGGGTAG
- a CDS encoding DUF2163 domain-containing protein: MADWLEGDLTSVTLCWRIDRRDGVTIGLTAHDRDLEIGGLVHHAAPGMTPSAIDRSAGLDADTMDVTGALTGAAISEADLLAGRWDGARVSLFACDWSEPDATVSLGNGFIGSVETRGERLTAELRGWSVALERPVVEETSPECRAELGDRRCRVAMAGRRRFARVVSVADETITLDGVEPEPNCYGGGRLRWMTSGNGGLEDDIALSSGATVTLRAPPRFDGTGALVELIEGCDKMLATCSGRFGNAANFRGEPHLPGMDLLTRYPGG; this comes from the coding sequence ATGGCGGACTGGCTGGAAGGCGATCTGACGAGCGTCACCTTGTGCTGGCGGATCGACAGGCGCGACGGGGTAACGATCGGGCTGACTGCGCATGACAGGGACCTGGAGATCGGCGGGCTGGTCCACCACGCGGCGCCCGGGATGACGCCGTCGGCGATCGACCGGTCGGCAGGGCTGGACGCGGACACGATGGACGTTACCGGTGCACTGACCGGAGCGGCGATCAGCGAAGCCGATTTGCTCGCCGGGCGTTGGGACGGCGCCCGGGTGTCTCTGTTCGCCTGCGACTGGTCGGAACCGGATGCCACGGTTTCGCTCGGCAACGGCTTCATCGGCTCGGTCGAGACGCGGGGTGAGCGGCTGACGGCGGAACTGCGCGGCTGGTCGGTCGCACTGGAGCGGCCGGTGGTCGAGGAAACCTCGCCCGAATGCCGCGCCGAGCTGGGCGACCGGCGGTGCCGCGTGGCGATGGCGGGGCGGCGGCGTTTCGCGCGCGTGGTCTCGGTCGCGGACGAGACGATCACGCTCGATGGCGTCGAGCCCGAGCCGAATTGCTATGGAGGCGGCAGGCTGCGCTGGATGACGAGCGGCAATGGCGGGCTGGAAGACGATATCGCGCTTTCGAGCGGTGCCACGGTCACGCTGCGTGCGCCGCCGCGATTCGATGGCACCGGCGCGCTGGTCGAGTTGATCGAGGGATGCGACAAGATGCTCGCGACCTGTTCGGGCCGCTTCGGCAACGCCGCCAATTTTCGCGGCGAGCCGCACTTGCCGGGCATGGACCTGCTGACGCGATATCCGGGCGGATGA
- a CDS encoding ADP-ribosylation/crystallin J1, with amino-acid sequence MDTPATVTLWRPVGPEELALIRESGMRAFPPRLPGQPIFYPVVTEDYAIKIARDWNVPDSGSGFVTCFAVRRDFLDRYRVEEAGGRAHREYWIPAEDLSDFNAAIVGEIEVTHSFP; translated from the coding sequence ATGGACACGCCCGCCACCGTCACGCTCTGGCGCCCCGTCGGCCCCGAGGAACTCGCCCTGATCCGCGAAAGCGGCATGCGCGCCTTCCCGCCGCGCCTGCCCGGGCAGCCGATCTTCTATCCGGTCGTGACCGAAGACTATGCGATCAAGATCGCGCGCGACTGGAATGTGCCCGACAGCGGTTCGGGCTTCGTTACGTGCTTCGCCGTCCGCAGGGATTTCCTCGACCGCTACAGGGTCGAGGAAGCCGGCGGCCGCGCGCATCGCGAATACTGGATCCCGGCCGAAGACCTGTCCGACTTCAACGCCGCGATCGTCGGCGAGATAGAAGTGACGCACAGCTTCCCGTAA
- a CDS encoding DUF2460 domain-containing protein, translating to MAFWLASERTVQSEDVISRFDPRFWTVNFPRPMMASVVSTAADALRVDAVFYRQNDLLGLTWEAEDRHDHPLLAYETSRDFRDCRLSFRWRSSGVLALDTVNGPVLTIEGRDAAGDSRAWYVRLWNYADGTAEDATVSLDFGDLEGGFLLPGEADPVFAGDVDRMFVSLVAPGYTGADDLLAAPAEGWVELSDIACEGAGAVLAIGDALVPEHALQIATGYDDSYHVTPARMLRNILQLGWRGAIVHYVGMSHYFRLEPLGEDHYVSLAGGVLNTPCAAWHGDFAARAKALGYTIIWSLSYELFDAHCWNDWKQRAADGSPALTGWEPPSALLSPAHAGAMGYLRQVAQAFVGIAAAADMPVRFQIGEPWWWVMADGRLCIHDDAAKAALGDPAEQNMRGAPDIDVLDAAGALLADSTLALRDAVRAVAADAQVLLLAYLPTVLDSTMPELDRVNLPLGWARPAFDILQLEDYDWAAEGLSAATARGVAQAEARLGYPAGEQHYFAGFVLSPEDAHQWRAIDAAAETARARSVAATFVWALPQVIRDGYVHFDQESDVQPFDDVLFPLALGSEAEVAAELSTAIVTSAGGHEKRNADWAQARTLYDVGPGLRSEADIAALLAFYRARLGPARGFRLRDPFDGSSNDGGDPTAVDQMLGVGDGSAQAFALVKRYGESERRITRPVAGSVRVAVDGVETSAFSMGEGGIITLDTPPEVDAVVTAGFRFDVPVRFAEDRLTVSRATFLAGAAVSVPLIELREG from the coding sequence ATGGCTTTCTGGCTCGCGTCCGAGCGGACGGTGCAGAGCGAAGACGTGATCTCGCGCTTTGATCCGCGTTTCTGGACGGTCAATTTCCCGCGCCCGATGATGGCGAGCGTGGTTTCGACCGCGGCTGACGCGCTGCGCGTCGATGCCGTCTTCTATCGGCAGAATGACTTGCTGGGACTGACCTGGGAAGCGGAGGATCGCCACGATCATCCGTTGCTTGCCTATGAAACCAGCCGGGATTTTCGCGACTGCCGCCTGTCGTTTCGCTGGCGGTCGTCAGGGGTGCTGGCGCTCGATACAGTCAATGGCCCGGTGCTGACGATCGAGGGACGCGACGCGGCGGGCGACTCGCGTGCCTGGTATGTCCGACTGTGGAACTATGCCGATGGAACGGCGGAAGACGCGACGGTTTCGCTTGATTTCGGCGATCTCGAAGGCGGATTTCTGTTGCCGGGCGAAGCCGATCCCGTGTTCGCGGGCGATGTCGACCGGATGTTCGTCTCGCTGGTGGCACCGGGATATACCGGCGCGGACGATCTGCTTGCGGCGCCGGCGGAGGGCTGGGTCGAACTCAGCGATATCGCCTGCGAGGGGGCGGGGGCGGTGCTGGCGATCGGCGACGCGCTCGTCCCCGAACACGCGCTGCAGATCGCAACCGGCTATGACGACAGCTATCATGTCACGCCCGCGCGAATGCTGCGCAACATTTTGCAGCTCGGATGGCGCGGGGCCATCGTCCATTATGTCGGGATGAGCCATTATTTCCGGCTCGAGCCGCTGGGTGAAGACCATTATGTCAGCCTGGCGGGTGGCGTGCTCAATACGCCCTGTGCGGCGTGGCACGGCGATTTCGCGGCGCGTGCGAAGGCGCTGGGATATACGATCATCTGGTCGCTTTCCTATGAACTGTTCGACGCGCATTGCTGGAACGACTGGAAGCAGCGCGCGGCCGATGGTTCGCCGGCGCTGACCGGGTGGGAGCCGCCATCGGCGCTGCTTTCGCCCGCGCATGCCGGCGCGATGGGCTATCTGCGGCAAGTCGCCCAGGCATTTGTCGGTATCGCGGCGGCGGCGGACATGCCCGTGCGCTTTCAGATCGGCGAGCCCTGGTGGTGGGTGATGGCCGATGGGCGGCTGTGCATCCATGACGACGCGGCGAAGGCGGCGCTGGGCGATCCGGCCGAACAGAATATGCGCGGCGCGCCCGATATCGATGTGCTCGACGCGGCGGGAGCGTTGCTGGCCGATTCGACGCTGGCGTTGCGTGACGCGGTACGCGCCGTGGCGGCCGATGCGCAGGTGTTGCTGCTCGCCTATCTGCCGACGGTGCTCGATAGCACAATGCCCGAACTCGATCGTGTCAATCTCCCGCTCGGCTGGGCGCGGCCCGCCTTCGATATCCTGCAGCTGGAGGATTATGACTGGGCCGCCGAAGGGCTGAGCGCGGCGACTGCGCGGGGCGTGGCGCAGGCCGAGGCGCGGCTCGGCTATCCGGCCGGCGAACAGCATTATTTCGCAGGATTCGTACTGAGTCCCGAGGATGCGCATCAGTGGCGCGCCATCGATGCAGCGGCGGAAACGGCGCGGGCGCGCAGCGTCGCGGCGACTTTCGTCTGGGCGTTGCCGCAAGTGATACGCGACGGATATGTCCATTTCGACCAGGAGAGCGATGTGCAGCCTTTTGACGATGTGCTGTTTCCACTGGCGCTGGGCAGCGAGGCGGAAGTCGCTGCCGAGCTTTCGACGGCGATCGTCACCAGCGCGGGCGGGCATGAAAAGCGCAATGCCGACTGGGCGCAGGCGCGCACCCTTTACGATGTCGGGCCGGGGCTGCGGTCCGAAGCGGACATCGCGGCGCTGCTCGCCTTTTATCGCGCGCGGCTGGGTCCGGCGCGCGGTTTCCGGCTGCGCGATCCGTTCGACGGCAGCTCGAACGATGGCGGCGATCCGACGGCGGTGGATCAGATGCTGGGCGTGGGAGACGGAAGCGCGCAGGCATTCGCGCTGGTGAAACGCTATGGCGAGAGCGAGCGGCGCATCACCCGGCCGGTGGCGGGAAGCGTGCGTGTGGCCGTCGACGGGGTTGAGACGAGCGCGTTCAGTATGGGTGAGGGAGGCATCATCACGTTGGATACGCCGCCCGAGGTGGATGCGGTGGTGACGGCGGGATTCCGCTTCGATGTGCCGGTGCGCTTTGCCGAGGACCGGCTGACGGTGAGCCGGGCGACTTTTCTGGCGGGCGCGGCGGTTTCGGTACCACTGATAGAACTGCGCGAGGGTTAG
- a CDS encoding tail tape measure protein gives MDEEIERLIVSVRADTQGFARDVADMRGTLDGTLVNGVERAGRIIENSLLRAIRTGKLEFADLGSLALSVLDDIAGKALDLGLEVLTGGSGGGLGGGLLSLIGLPGRATGGPVSPGRPYVVGERGPELFVPTSAGAVAVPAAAGSRDVRVAITINAAPDAAPRALQQSSRQVARAVKAALAQVG, from the coding sequence ATGGATGAGGAAATCGAACGGCTGATCGTCAGCGTACGTGCCGATACGCAGGGTTTCGCCCGCGACGTGGCGGATATGCGTGGAACGCTGGACGGCACATTGGTCAACGGCGTGGAACGGGCGGGGCGCATCATCGAAAATTCGCTGCTGCGCGCGATCCGTACCGGCAAGCTCGAATTCGCCGATCTGGGCTCGCTGGCGCTTTCGGTGCTCGACGATATCGCGGGCAAGGCGCTCGACCTGGGGCTGGAGGTGCTGACCGGCGGCAGCGGCGGCGGCCTTGGCGGCGGACTTCTCTCGCTGATCGGCCTGCCGGGCCGTGCGACGGGCGGACCCGTATCGCCGGGGCGGCCCTATGTCGTTGGCGAGCGTGGACCCGAGCTGTTCGTGCCGACCAGCGCAGGTGCCGTCGCTGTCCCTGCGGCCGCGGGATCGCGCGATGTGCGGGTGGCGATCACGATCAATGCTGCACCCGATGCTGCACCCCGCGCACTGCAGCAATCGAGCCGCCAGGTGGCGCGCGCGGTGAAGGCGGCGCTGGCGCAGGTGGGGTGA
- a CDS encoding phage tail assembly chaperone, with product MSAYFVDAAKRLSGAAGVMFGWTPDGFWNATPEELAALVRAAGGEEAAPPDGAVIARLKEQFPDG from the coding sequence GTGAGCGCATATTTCGTTGACGCCGCAAAGCGGCTGTCGGGCGCGGCTGGCGTGATGTTCGGCTGGACCCCCGACGGTTTCTGGAACGCGACGCCCGAGGAACTGGCCGCGCTGGTGCGTGCGGCGGGGGGCGAGGAAGCCGCGCCGCCCGATGGCGCGGTGATCGCGCGGCTGAAGGAGCAATTTCCCGATGGATGA
- a CDS encoding gene transfer agent family protein, producing MTGANPARGEASLRVAGETLVLRPSFAALVAAETELGPLFALVERAAEGRLALGEMATLFWHCLNEVPEGLNREAFGEALVAAGLAEATPALRVLLRQILAGR from the coding sequence GTGACCGGCGCCAATCCGGCGCGCGGCGAGGCGTCGCTGCGCGTCGCGGGGGAGACGCTTGTGCTGCGCCCCAGCTTTGCAGCATTGGTCGCCGCCGAAACCGAGCTCGGGCCGCTGTTCGCGCTGGTCGAACGTGCGGCGGAGGGCCGGCTGGCGCTCGGCGAAATGGCGACGCTCTTCTGGCATTGCCTCAATGAAGTGCCCGAAGGCCTGAACCGCGAAGCGTTCGGCGAAGCACTGGTCGCGGCCGGGCTGGCCGAAGCCACGCCAGCGCTGCGCGTGCTGTTGCGGCAGATATTGGCGGGCCGGTGA
- a CDS encoding phage major tail protein, TP901-1 family yields the protein MAAEKGSAFLLKVGDGGSPVAFTTVAGLRTTQLSVNGEAVTITSKDSGGWRELLSGAGVRSVSVSGAGVFTGSAAESRVKANALSGVLDDYRLTFESGETMTGRFLVTRLDYAGDYNGERNYTLSLESSGAVVSA from the coding sequence ATGGCGGCGGAAAAGGGCAGCGCGTTCCTGCTGAAAGTTGGCGATGGCGGCAGTCCGGTGGCATTCACTACCGTGGCGGGACTGCGCACGACGCAGCTTTCGGTGAACGGCGAGGCGGTGACGATCACCAGCAAGGATTCGGGCGGCTGGCGCGAGCTCCTGTCGGGTGCGGGCGTGCGTTCGGTGAGCGTATCGGGCGCGGGCGTCTTTACCGGATCGGCGGCGGAGTCGCGAGTGAAGGCCAATGCGCTTTCGGGGGTACTCGACGATTATCGGCTGACCTTCGAGAGCGGTGAGACGATGACGGGCAGGTTCCTGGTCACGCGGCTCGACTATGCCGGCGATTATAATGGCGAGCGCAATTATACGCTCAGCCTCGAAAGCTCCGGCGCGGTGGTGAGTGCGTGA
- a CDS encoding DUF3168 domain-containing protein — protein sequence MSVQDVLQAAIKAALEGHAPLADGVTGIFEAPPVRSAPPYAVIGESLFTDWGAKALSGREARVAVMLHDIGERPARLRALVGAAEDAMAAMPRVLGEGWAVASIVMLRSRIVREGEARWIGTSEYRLRMLRSEL from the coding sequence ATGAGCGTGCAGGACGTGCTGCAGGCGGCGATCAAGGCCGCGCTGGAGGGTCATGCACCGCTCGCCGACGGCGTCACCGGCATTTTCGAAGCGCCGCCGGTGCGGAGCGCGCCGCCTTATGCGGTCATCGGAGAAAGCCTGTTCACCGACTGGGGCGCCAAGGCGCTTTCCGGGCGCGAGGCGCGGGTCGCCGTGATGCTGCACGATATCGGCGAGCGTCCGGCGCGGCTGCGTGCGCTGGTCGGCGCAGCGGAGGATGCGATGGCGGCAATGCCGCGCGTGCTTGGCGAAGGCTGGGCAGTTGCCAGCATCGTCATGCTGCGCAGCCGGATCGTCCGCGAAGGCGAAGCGCGCTGGATCGGCACCAGCGAATATCGGCTGCGCATGCTGCGCAGCGAACTCTGA
- a CDS encoding head-tail connector protein has protein sequence MTPGFSGAVLAAARDAAKAYLRIADTSEDALIESLAESALALAEAFVGRALILRGFEDVMPVSRAWQRLDMAPVMAITAVTGIPAEGPEAELPVDAYAIDIDADGNGWIRVLAPGTAGRVRVTFQCGTAIDWDSLPAPIRQAVLLLIEHLFGGAEGAAPPVAAAALLRPWRRLRLRGAEHAA, from the coding sequence ATGACCCCTGGCTTTTCCGGGGCGGTGCTGGCCGCTGCCCGCGATGCCGCCAAGGCCTATCTGCGCATCGCCGACACGAGCGAGGACGCGCTGATCGAAAGCCTCGCCGAAAGCGCGCTGGCGCTCGCCGAAGCCTTTGTCGGGCGGGCGCTGATCCTGCGCGGGTTCGAGGATGTGATGCCCGTGTCGCGCGCCTGGCAGCGGCTCGACATGGCGCCGGTGATGGCGATTACCGCCGTGACGGGCATTCCGGCCGAAGGCCCGGAGGCGGAACTGCCCGTCGATGCCTATGCCATCGATATCGACGCCGACGGCAATGGCTGGATCCGCGTCCTGGCGCCGGGTACGGCCGGGCGGGTTCGCGTTACCTTTCAGTGCGGCACGGCGATCGACTGGGATTCGCTTCCCGCGCCAATCCGGCAGGCCGTGCTGCTGCTGATCGAGCATCTGTTCGGCGGTGCCGAGGGCGCGGCGCCACCGGTTGCCGCGGCGGCATTGCTGCGCCCCTGGCGGCGGTTGCGACTGCGCGGCGCGGAGCATGCTGCATGA
- a CDS encoding phage major capsid protein, with translation MIETKANGLGASFGAVEMAGVPAARPMLAGASPRSGAMFESFLRSGSGGLEVKAFTGASDGSGGLAVPQEIDAQIDATLKSISPIRGIANVVQVGSAGYRKLVTSGGTPSGWASETGDRDETGTPTFNEIAPPMGDLYANPAASQTMLDDAAFDVEAWLAGEIAMEFARAEGEAFVNGSGTNRPRGFLQSPVSAAGDATRPFGTLQTLSSGADGAFSINPEEKLIDLVQALRPPYRQGAVWVMNSATLARIRKLKTTDGAFLWQPGLAAGQPATLLGYPVVEAEDMPDIDTDSLSIAFGNFKAGYLIAERGETQILRDPYSNKPYVHFYATKRVGGMVSNSEAIKLMKFAAS, from the coding sequence ATGATTGAGACGAAGGCGAATGGCCTGGGCGCAAGCTTCGGGGCAGTGGAAATGGCGGGCGTGCCGGCGGCGCGCCCGATGCTGGCCGGAGCCAGTCCCCGGAGCGGGGCGATGTTCGAGAGCTTTTTGCGCTCGGGCAGCGGCGGGCTGGAAGTAAAGGCATTCACCGGCGCGAGCGACGGCAGCGGCGGGTTGGCCGTGCCGCAGGAAATCGATGCGCAGATCGACGCGACGCTGAAGAGCATTTCGCCGATTCGCGGCATCGCCAATGTCGTCCAGGTGGGGTCGGCCGGCTATCGCAAACTGGTGACGAGCGGCGGCACGCCGTCGGGCTGGGCGAGCGAGACTGGCGATCGCGACGAAACCGGCACCCCGACCTTCAACGAAATCGCGCCGCCGATGGGCGATCTCTACGCCAATCCGGCGGCGAGCCAGACGATGCTCGATGATGCGGCCTTCGATGTCGAGGCGTGGCTCGCCGGCGAAATCGCGATGGAGTTCGCCAGGGCCGAAGGCGAGGCGTTCGTCAACGGCAGCGGCACCAATCGCCCCAGGGGCTTCCTCCAGTCGCCGGTTTCGGCCGCGGGCGACGCGACGCGCCCGTTCGGAACGCTGCAGACGCTGTCGAGCGGCGCGGACGGTGCCTTCTCCATCAATCCCGAGGAAAAGTTGATCGATCTGGTCCAGGCGCTGCGGCCGCCCTATCGCCAGGGCGCGGTGTGGGTGATGAATTCGGCCACGCTGGCGCGAATCCGCAAGCTCAAGACCACCGACGGCGCGTTTCTGTGGCAGCCGGGCCTCGCCGCGGGCCAGCCCGCGACTCTGCTCGGCTATCCGGTGGTGGAGGCCGAGGACATGCCGGACATCGACACCGATTCGCTGTCGATCGCCTTCGGCAATTTCAAGGCAGGCTATCTGATCGCCGAACGCGGCGAAACGCAGATCCTGCGCGATCCCTATTCGAACAAGCCGTACGTCCATTTCTACGCGACCAAGCGCGTCGGCGGCATGGTGAGCAACAGCGAGGCGATCAAGCTGATGAAGTTCGCCGCAAGCTGA
- a CDS encoding HK97 family phage prohead protease, which yields MSVRFAGYAAVFDIADRGGDVVRKGAFRAPGAVPLLWQHGGAPIGAVEWLEEDARGLRVIGRVDDPVLAASLRDGGVTGLSFGYRARESRLGPAGRELLQVALAEISLVASPMQKLARVHAVAPVTD from the coding sequence GTGAGCGTGCGTTTCGCCGGCTATGCGGCGGTGTTCGACATCGCCGATCGCGGCGGCGACGTGGTGCGCAAGGGCGCGTTCCGTGCGCCTGGCGCGGTGCCGCTGCTGTGGCAGCATGGCGGCGCGCCGATCGGCGCGGTCGAGTGGCTGGAAGAGGATGCGCGGGGCCTGCGCGTCATCGGGCGCGTCGATGATCCGGTACTGGCCGCATCGTTGCGCGACGGCGGCGTTACCGGCCTTTCCTTCGGCTATCGCGCGCGGGAAAGCCGGCTCGGGCCGGCCGGACGCGAGCTGTTGCAGGTCGCGCTGGCAGAAATCAGCCTGGTCGCTTCGCCGATGCAGAAGCTGGCGCGGGTGCACGCGGTGGCGCCTGTCACCGACTGA
- a CDS encoding DUF6127 family protein, translating into MSDSAVLAQLLRQGEEAGADLTTLRAIVEEAGELGARRALAKLGLDDGAAPKDMAELRELLGAWRDAKKSAVRAALGWLAHLALAGLLVGLAVKLGFSGWVK; encoded by the coding sequence ATGAGCGATTCTGCGGTGCTGGCGCAATTGCTGCGCCAGGGCGAGGAAGCGGGCGCGGACCTGACGACGCTGCGCGCTATCGTGGAGGAAGCGGGCGAGCTGGGCGCGCGGCGCGCGCTCGCCAAGCTGGGGCTGGATGACGGCGCGGCGCCCAAAGACATGGCCGAGCTGCGCGAACTGCTCGGCGCGTGGCGCGACGCCAAGAAATCGGCGGTGCGCGCGGCGCTTGGCTGGTTGGCCCATCTCGCGCTGGCGGGGCTGCTGGTCGGGCTCGCGGTGAAGCTGGGCTTTTCGGGCTGGGTGAAGTGA